A stretch of Malus sylvestris chromosome 11, drMalSylv7.2, whole genome shotgun sequence DNA encodes these proteins:
- the LOC126591489 gene encoding O-methyltransferase 1, chloroplastic-like isoform X1, which translates to MDCLAGVAHAPATAILRRPVLYTTSRRGDRNGGLKLRAKIVEENDPLLQSAIDSASLRFRETHRPKPLFVDPYAGCFVPPNAQMDMMQCSHHYCVATKFIDDKLLRTVNHIDGLKQVVLLTDGMDTRPYRLSWPSSTIIFNVSPERVFKRAAEKLQGVGAKIPRSCLSLHVPLESSDIQKSLRAKGFNGNQPSIWAMQGLPLMTLASFEDILLTVSGLAMKGCFFLGELPAWLAETEIGTKTSARTWLEKLFMNNGFRVDMICFDEVARSLGKELAPGRYKNILFSAEQLRFSDDQMKLGRKEFLRTEEEGDEEGFEEL; encoded by the exons ATGGACTGTTTAGCAGGCGTTGCACATGCCCCGGCTACTGCTATCTTGCGCCGACCGGTCCTCTACACCACTTCAAGAAGGGGGGATAGAAATGGCGGGTTGAAGTTGCGAGCCAAAATCGTCGAGGAAAACGACCCATTACTTCAATCTGCCATTGATTCGGCTTCTCTTCGTTTCCGGGAGACCCATCGACCAA AGCCTCTGTTTGTTGATCCGTATGCTGGTTGCTTTGTTCCTCCTAATGCTCAGATGGACATGATGCAATGCTCACATCATTATTGCGTTGCTACTAAATTCATCGACGATAAGTTGCTTCGAACGGTAAACCATATCGATGGATTAAAGCAG GTTGTTTTGCTAACCGATGGAATGGATACCCGCCCATATAGGCTTAGTTGGCCAAGTTCAACCATTATATTCAATGTTTCTCCGGAACGGGTGTTCAAAAGAGCAGCTGAGAAGCTTCAAG GTGTTGGGGCTAAGATTCCTAGAAGCTGCTTATCCCTTCATGTTCCTTTGGAATCCTCCGACATACAAAAAAGTCTGCGTGCTAAAGGGTTTAACGGCAATCAACCTAGCATTTGGGCCATGCAG GGGTTGCCTTTGATGACATTAGCAAGTTTTGAAGATATTTTGCTCACTGTAAGTGGTTTGGCGATGAAGGGATGTTTTTTCTTGGGAGAATTACCTGCTTGGTTGGCAGAAACTGAAATAGGGACCAAG ACTAGTGCAAGGACATGGTTGGAGAAACTATTCATGAACAATGGGTTTCGGGTGGACATGATTTGTTTTGATGAAGTTGCAAGGAGTTTAGGCAAGGAATTAGCACCGGGAAGGTATAAGAATATACTATTTTCTGCAGAACAACTGCGGTTTTCTGATGATCAG ATGAAACTTGGGAGGAAGGAATTCCTGAGAACCGAGGAAGAAGGGGACGAGGAAGGTTTCGAAGAGCTCTAA
- the LOC126591489 gene encoding O-methyltransferase 1, chloroplastic-like isoform X2: MDCLAGVAHAPATAILRRPVLYTTSRRGDRNGGLKLRAKIVEENDPLLQSAIDSASLRFRETHRPKPLFVDPYAGCFVPPNAQMDMMQCSHHYCVATKFIDDKLLRTVNHIDGLKQVVLLTDGMDTRPYRLSWPSSTIIFNVSPERVFKRAAEKLQGVGAKIPRSCLSLHVPLESSDIQKSLRAKGFNGNQPSIWAMQGLPLMTLASFEDILLTVSGLAMKGCFFLGELPAWLAETEIGTKTSARTWLEKLFMNNGFRVDMICFDEVARSLGKELAPGRYKNILFSAEQLRFSDDQTLNFDC, encoded by the exons ATGGACTGTTTAGCAGGCGTTGCACATGCCCCGGCTACTGCTATCTTGCGCCGACCGGTCCTCTACACCACTTCAAGAAGGGGGGATAGAAATGGCGGGTTGAAGTTGCGAGCCAAAATCGTCGAGGAAAACGACCCATTACTTCAATCTGCCATTGATTCGGCTTCTCTTCGTTTCCGGGAGACCCATCGACCAA AGCCTCTGTTTGTTGATCCGTATGCTGGTTGCTTTGTTCCTCCTAATGCTCAGATGGACATGATGCAATGCTCACATCATTATTGCGTTGCTACTAAATTCATCGACGATAAGTTGCTTCGAACGGTAAACCATATCGATGGATTAAAGCAG GTTGTTTTGCTAACCGATGGAATGGATACCCGCCCATATAGGCTTAGTTGGCCAAGTTCAACCATTATATTCAATGTTTCTCCGGAACGGGTGTTCAAAAGAGCAGCTGAGAAGCTTCAAG GTGTTGGGGCTAAGATTCCTAGAAGCTGCTTATCCCTTCATGTTCCTTTGGAATCCTCCGACATACAAAAAAGTCTGCGTGCTAAAGGGTTTAACGGCAATCAACCTAGCATTTGGGCCATGCAG GGGTTGCCTTTGATGACATTAGCAAGTTTTGAAGATATTTTGCTCACTGTAAGTGGTTTGGCGATGAAGGGATGTTTTTTCTTGGGAGAATTACCTGCTTGGTTGGCAGAAACTGAAATAGGGACCAAG ACTAGTGCAAGGACATGGTTGGAGAAACTATTCATGAACAATGGGTTTCGGGTGGACATGATTTGTTTTGATGAAGTTGCAAGGAGTTTAGGCAAGGAATTAGCACCGGGAAGGTATAAGAATATACTATTTTCTGCAGAACAACTGCGGTTTTCTGATGATCAG ACGCTGAACTTTGATTGTTGA
- the LOC126589740 gene encoding blue-light photoreceptor PHR2-like, with translation MDANRQIPENPESKSPEEQNPLAIVPSAAGLSPFATASLSLSLSTILPTHFFQQPKVSTLFSSQPTKVKVPTQASSLTHLSLSTANVTPPRLSFKSTIAANPLQSPLSLGPRRPLDPSNGAAIRRASIVWFRNDLRVHDNECLNSANNESVSVLPVYCFDPRDYGKSSSGFDKTGPYRATFLVESVADLRKNLQARGSDLVVRIGKPETVLVELAKAIGADAIYAHREVSRDEVKEEEKIEAAMKEENVEVKYFWGSTLYHAEDLPFKLEDMPTKYGDFREKVKGLEVRKTIEALDQMKGLPSRGDVEPGDVPTLMDLGLNPSATTSQDGRPAAIASVVGGETEALERLKKYAAECQAQPPKASKDGKHDSIYGANFSCKVSPWLVLGCLSPRSMFDELKKTSSRTISASSNRNDDGGSGMNWLMFELLWRDFFRFVTCSSTKKQLNAAPATACTGALA, from the exons atGGACGCCAATCGCCAAATCCCAGAAAACCCAGAATCCAAATCGCCTGAGGAACAAAACCCACTTGCCATTGTGCCTTCCGCCGCCGGGCTTTCTCCCTTCGCTACCGCCTccctctcactttctctctctacaattctCCCCACCCACTTCTTCCAACAACCCAAGGTTTCCACCTTGTTTTCTTCCCAGCCCACCAAGGTCAAGGTCCCCACGCAGGCCTCGTCCCTgacccacctctctctctccaccgCCAATGTAACTCCGCCCAGGCTCTCCTTCAAGTCCACCATCGCCGCCAACCCCCTGCAGAGTCCTCTTTCTCTGGGTCCGCGCCGTCCCCTCGACCCCTCCAATGGGGCCGCAATCCGTCGAGCTTCCATCGTCTGGTTCCGCAACGATTTACGCGTCCACGACAACGAGTGCCTCAACTCGGCCAACAACGAGTCCGTATCGGTCTTGCCCGTCTACTGCTTCGATCCGAGGGACTACGGAAAATCCTCTTCTGGGTTCGATAAGACCGGCCCGTACCGGGCGACGTTCTTGGTCGAATCGGTGGCGGACCTCCGGAAGAATCTCCAGGCGAGAGGGTCCGATCTGGTAGTCAGAATCGGGAAGCCCGAGACTGTTTTGGTGGAGCTGGCGAAGGCGATAGGCGCTGACGCCATTTATGCGCACAGAGAGGTTTCGCGCGACGAAgttaaggaggaggagaagatcGAGGCGGCAATGAAGGAGGAGAATGTGGAGGTTAAGTACTTTTGGGGAAGCACTCTGTACCACGCGGAGGATTTGCCGTTTAAGTTGGAGGATATGCCGACGAAATACGGCGATTTCAGAGAGAAGGTGAAGGGATTGGAGGTGAGGAAGACGATTGAAGCTTTGGATCAGATGAAGGGTCTGCCTTCTCGCGGCGACGTGGAGCCCGGTGATGTTCCAACATTGATGGATTTGGGGCTTAATCCGTCTGCTACTACGTCTCAG GATGGAAGGCCTGCTGCCATTGCTTCCGTGGTGGGAGGGGAGACTGAAGCCCTAGAAAGGCTCAAAAAGTATGCTGCTGAGTGCCAAGCACAGCCACCCAAGGCGAGCAAAGATGGAAAGCATGATAGCATCTATGGTGCCAACTTTTCGTGCAAAGTCTCTCCATGGTTGGTCTTGGGATGCCTCTCTCCTCGCAGTATGTTTGATGAGCTAAAGAAAACTTCTAGCAG AACTATTTCTGCTTCCTCAAACCGCAATGATGACGGTGGCAGTGGAATGAACTGGTTGATGTTTGAGTTACTTTGGAGGGATTTCTTCAG ATTTGTGACTTGCAGTTCCACAAAGAAACAGCTCAACGCTGCTCCAGCCACCGCATGTACGGGTGCCCTTGCTTAA
- the LOC126590728 gene encoding pentatricopeptide repeat-containing protein At3g62890: MRACTKTKLISSTHPTLHLSHPTPESFVWNTLIRAHVQSTVLSHPSPLSVFLRMRLHGVEPDDRTFPFLLQSCHSLPHIRPGKQIHAQVFLFGFTDDPFVRTSLIHMYSSCGSLTLARQVFDEITQPDLPSWNSIMNAYSKAGLIGDAREVFDKMPERNVISWSCMIKGYVVCGAYKDALALFREMQKVDAGGVRPNEFTMSSVLLACGRLGALEHGKWVHAYIDKSGMQIDVVLGTAMVDMYAKCGSIEKAKVVFDNMGPYKDVMAWSSMISGLAMHGHATECLELFSEMIKLGVRPNAVTFVGVLCACVHGGLVSEGKEYFRRMDEEFGIKPLIQHFGCIVDLYGKAGLVREALKVVQSMPMEPDVLVWGALLSGSRMHRDIEMSEIALKNLIQLDPTNSGAYVLLSNVYAKMGKWSEVRRVRDLMEVKEVKKVPGCSLVEVGGVLHEFFACDDSHPETREIYMMLDEIMNRLRMKGFVGNTSEALLELDEEGKELALAYHSEKLAIAFCFLKTSTGTPIRIVKNLRICRDCHDAMKMISEEFGREIVIRDCNRFHHFREGLCSCKDYW; encoded by the coding sequence ATGCGAGCCTGCACAAAGACAAAGCTGATATCCTCCACGCACCCAACCCTCCATCTTTCCCATCCAACCCCCGAATCCTTCGTTTGGAACACCCTTATCCGAGCCCATGTCCAATCCACAGTCCTATCCCATCCTTCCCCACTGTCCGTCTTCCTCCGCATGCGCTTACACGGAGTCGAACCGGACGACCGCACCTTCCCTTTCCTCCTCCAGTCCTGCCATTCCCTCCCTCACATCCGGCCCGGAAAACAAATCCACGCCCAAGTTTTTCTCTTCGGGTTCACTGACGACCCGTTTGTCCGCACTTCTCTCATACATATGTACTCGTCCTGTGGGAGTTTGACGCTTGCCCGtcaagtgtttgatgaaattaCGCAACCGGACTTACCGTCTTGGAATTCGATTATGAATGCCTATTCGAAAGCGGGATTGATTGGTGATGCGAGAGAGGTGTTCGATAAAATGCCTGAGAGAAATGTGATCTCTTGGAGTTGTATGATAAAGGGGTACGTTGTGTGTGGTGCCTATAAGGACGCACTTGCCTTGTTTCGTGAGATGCAAAAGGTGGATGCTGGTGGCGTGAGGCCTAATGAGTTTACCATGTCGAGCGTGCTATTGGCTTGCGGACGGTTGGGTGCGCTTGAGCATGGAAAATGGGTTCATGCTTATATTGACAAATCGGGGATGCAAATTGATGTTGTCTTAGGAACTGCAATGGTGGACATGTATGCCAAATGTGGAAGTATTGAGAAAGCAAAAGTTGTTTTTGATAATATGGGTCCTTACAAGGATGTGATGGCATGGAGTTCAATGATTTCAGGACTGGCCATGCACGGACATGCTACAGAATGCCTTGAATTATTTTCTGAAATGATAAAGCTCGGCGTGAGGCCTAATGCTGTGACGTTTGTGGGTGTTCTTTGTGCTTGTGTACATGGAGGTTTGGTGAGTGAAGGGAAGGAGTACTTTAGGAGGATGGATGAGGAGTTTGGTATTAAGCCTTTGATCCAGCACTTTGGTTGTATTGTTGACCTGTATGGAAAAGCTGGTCTCGTTCGAGAGGCACTGAAGGTGGTGCAGTCCATGCCAATGGAGCCTGATGTTCTTGTATGGGGGGCTCTGCTCAGTGGCTCTAGGATGCATAGGGACATCGAAATGAGTGAGATTGCACTGAAGAATCTAATTCAGTTGGATCCCACGAATAGTGGTGCATATGTACTTTTGTCAAATGTGTACGCAAAGATGGGTAAATGGAGTGAAGTAAGGCGTGTGAGAGATCTCATGGAGGTAAAAGAGGTCAAGAAAGTCCCCGGTTGTAGTTTGGTTGAGGTAGGAGGTGTTCTTCATGAGTTTTTCGCGTGTGATGATTCGCATCCAGAAACTCGAGAGATATACATGATGCTTGACGAGATTATGAATAGGTTGAGAATGAAAGGCTTTGTAGGAAATACAAGTGAGGCGTTACTTGAACTAGATGAGGAAGGAAAGGAGTTGGCTTTGGCATACCATAGCGAAAAATTGGCAATTGCATTCTGCTTTTTGAAGACAAGTACAGGCACACCAATTCGAATTGTTAAAAACCTGAGGATATGCCGTGATTGTCATGATGCCATGAAGATGATTTCTGAGGAGTTTGGTCGGGAAATCGTGATCAGAGATTGCAACCGGTTTCACCATTTCAGGGAAGGACTATGCTCTTGTAAAGACTATTGGTAA
- the LOC126590729 gene encoding 60S ribosomal protein L22-2-like: MSRGAAAGTKGGKKKGASFVIDCAKPVEDKIMDIASLEKFLQERIKVGGKAGALGDSVTVSREKNKITVTSDSNFSKRYLKYLTKKYLKKHNVRDWLRVIASNKDRNVYELRYFNIAENEGEEED, from the exons aTGAGTCGTGGGGCGGCAGCAGGGACGAAGGgagggaagaagaagggagcTTCATTCGTGATAGACTGCGCGAAGCCGGTGGAGGATAAGATCATGGACATCGCCTCACTGGAGAAGTTCCTTCAGGAGCGCATCAAGGTCGGCGGCAAGGCCGGTGCTCTCGGCGACTCCGTCACCGTCTCTCGTGAGAAGAACAAGATAACCGTCACCTCCGACTCCAACTTCTCCAAAAG GTATCTTAAGTACTTGACGAAGAAGTACTTGAAGAAGCACAACGTGAGGGATTGGCTTCGCGTGATTGCATCCAACAAGGACCGCAATGTTTATGAATTGAGATACTTCAACATTGCCGAGAACGAGGGTGAGGAGGAAGACTAA